In a genomic window of Ferrimicrobium sp.:
- a CDS encoding plasma-membrane proton-efflux P-type ATPase translates to MSEPFVPDSETQGLTTAEVAQRRRQYGPNAIVHPKEHPFALFLKKFWAPVPWMLEVTLILELALGKSAEAMVIALLLVLNSVLSFSQESRAKKALELLQSKLQITARVFRDGSWQQVPAVDLVPGDYIHLRIGDLAPADLRIVDGELLVDQSALTGESLPVEHHRGDTVYSASIIRRGEASGEVTATGTKSYFGKTADLVRTAGSASHLEVLVLGIVKWLVTFDIVLVVVVFVDALVRGITLSHIAPFALILLVASVPIALPATFTLATAVAAMELVRRGILVTRLAAIEEAASMTVLLSDKTGTLTKNELRIQSIVTFADATDADVLFAAAMASDASTQDPLDLATLVKAQQLGIKPVPRATFSPFDPATKRSESTYLDASGSEHRALKGAPQVLKTLITGGEEPPTLTETLVDLARSGSRVLGIAGGVASDLKLLGLIAFADPLRDDAAEILQQLAGLGITVKMVTGDTPETAASIATQLGLSGKVCSPDNSDSTCAVYAGVFPEDKYKLVAAHQTQQAIVGMTGDGVNDAPALRQAEVGIAVATATDVAKASASLVLTTPGLTGLVDAIDMGRAVYQRLLTYTLNKIVKTLQVALFLSIGVLVLGKFVVTPLLILLLLFANDLVTMSLASDNVHPSKTPNHWSVTVLMRTSSIIALAWLLFSFGTYAFASLAGLSQRQLQTLDFVALVFSGLANVLLLRERGHLWASKPGTFLLLASGVDTLVVGLFATAGVLMSAVPIEAVILVFIGTLVWVILLDFVKVKLVTHGNALLA, encoded by the coding sequence TTGTCTGAACCTTTCGTACCGGATTCCGAGACTCAGGGACTCACCACCGCCGAGGTCGCACAACGACGCAGACAGTATGGTCCGAACGCAATTGTCCATCCCAAGGAACACCCTTTTGCTCTATTCTTGAAGAAGTTTTGGGCTCCTGTTCCTTGGATGCTCGAGGTGACTCTCATCCTGGAACTGGCACTCGGGAAATCGGCCGAGGCCATGGTTATTGCTTTGCTGCTCGTGTTGAACTCAGTGCTGTCGTTCTCGCAAGAAAGTCGGGCCAAGAAAGCGTTGGAACTGCTCCAGTCCAAACTGCAGATCACCGCGAGGGTCTTTCGGGATGGATCTTGGCAACAAGTACCGGCCGTCGATCTAGTGCCTGGTGACTACATCCATCTACGGATTGGCGATCTTGCGCCGGCCGATCTACGAATCGTCGATGGCGAACTGCTGGTTGACCAATCCGCACTGACCGGCGAGTCGCTCCCGGTGGAACATCACCGTGGTGACACGGTCTATTCTGCGTCGATTATCCGACGAGGCGAAGCCTCAGGCGAGGTAACCGCAACGGGTACGAAGAGCTACTTCGGCAAAACCGCGGACCTCGTGAGGACAGCGGGATCTGCCAGTCACCTTGAAGTGCTGGTGCTCGGCATCGTGAAATGGCTCGTCACCTTCGACATCGTGCTCGTCGTCGTGGTATTCGTCGATGCGCTCGTGCGAGGAATCACTCTCTCCCACATAGCACCATTCGCGCTCATCCTCCTCGTCGCCTCGGTTCCAATAGCGCTCCCTGCCACCTTTACGCTCGCCACCGCGGTCGCGGCGATGGAGCTCGTGCGTCGCGGCATCCTTGTCACTCGCCTTGCGGCTATTGAAGAGGCTGCGTCGATGACAGTTCTCTTGAGTGACAAAACTGGCACGCTTACCAAAAATGAACTCAGGATTCAATCGATCGTCACCTTTGCGGACGCCACCGATGCTGATGTGCTCTTTGCTGCGGCGATGGCATCGGACGCATCCACACAAGATCCTCTCGATCTTGCCACACTGGTCAAGGCGCAGCAGCTTGGGATCAAACCCGTACCTCGAGCAACCTTTTCTCCCTTCGACCCCGCGACAAAGCGTTCTGAGTCAACCTATCTCGATGCGTCGGGATCGGAGCACCGCGCCTTGAAGGGTGCCCCTCAGGTGCTCAAGACGCTCATCACGGGGGGTGAAGAACCCCCGACGCTCACGGAAACACTCGTTGATCTTGCACGCAGCGGCTCGAGAGTCCTCGGTATCGCTGGAGGAGTCGCCTCCGACCTCAAATTGCTTGGCTTAATCGCTTTCGCCGATCCGCTACGCGATGATGCGGCAGAGATTCTTCAACAGCTTGCAGGGCTTGGCATCACCGTCAAGATGGTCACTGGCGATACCCCGGAGACAGCAGCCTCGATCGCAACGCAACTTGGCCTATCCGGCAAAGTCTGTTCACCCGATAACAGCGACTCAACCTGTGCGGTCTATGCGGGGGTTTTTCCAGAGGACAAGTACAAGCTTGTCGCCGCGCACCAGACGCAACAAGCGATCGTTGGCATGACGGGAGACGGGGTCAACGACGCGCCCGCGTTACGTCAAGCCGAGGTTGGGATCGCTGTAGCGACTGCTACCGATGTCGCCAAAGCCTCAGCCAGTCTTGTTCTTACCACTCCAGGTCTCACCGGTCTGGTTGACGCCATTGATATGGGACGTGCGGTTTACCAACGCCTGCTCACCTACACGCTTAACAAGATCGTTAAGACTCTCCAAGTGGCCCTCTTTCTCAGCATTGGGGTACTCGTGCTCGGAAAATTCGTAGTGACACCTCTCCTCATCTTGCTGCTACTCTTTGCAAACGATCTCGTAACGATGTCACTGGCCAGTGACAACGTCCACCCATCGAAGACTCCCAACCATTGGAGTGTCACAGTGCTGATGAGGACCAGTAGCATCATCGCACTCGCATGGCTACTCTTCTCGTTTGGGACCTACGCCTTCGCCAGCTTGGCAGGGCTATCCCAAAGGCAGCTACAAACCCTCGACTTTGTGGCGCTCGTCTTCTCCGGTCTCGCCAATGTCCTCCTCCTCAGAGAGCGAGGACACCTGTGGGCATCCAAACCAGGGACCTTCCTCTTGTTGGCATCCGGTGTCGACACGCTCGTCGTTGGTCTCTTCGCGACGGCCGGAGTGCTCATGAGTGCAGTACCCATCGAGGCCGTCATCCTGGTATTCATCGGAACGCTCGTCTGGGTGATCCTGCTTGACTTCGTAAAGGTCAAGCTTGTCACGCATGGTAACGCACTTCTCGCATGA
- a CDS encoding universal stress protein, whose translation METSSFDKNGVVLVGYDGSEYAQEALDYAAQEAKLRGASVAIAIAWEIGGYDFGVTAGALKTLSHAAEAILETGAAFMRDKYPDVPFQTHLLEGEPAYALIELAKEADMVVVGARGRGGFSALLLGSVSDQLIHHAEVPVLVVRH comes from the coding sequence ATGGAGACGTCAAGCTTTGACAAAAATGGTGTGGTGTTGGTCGGCTACGACGGATCGGAGTATGCACAGGAGGCGCTCGACTACGCCGCTCAAGAGGCAAAACTACGGGGGGCCAGCGTTGCGATCGCGATCGCCTGGGAGATCGGTGGCTATGACTTCGGAGTAACGGCGGGCGCCCTCAAGACACTTTCGCACGCCGCCGAGGCCATCCTTGAGACTGGCGCGGCGTTCATGCGGGACAAGTATCCAGACGTACCGTTTCAAACGCATCTTTTGGAGGGAGAACCTGCCTACGCGCTCATCGAGCTTGCAAAGGAAGCCGACATGGTGGTGGTAGGGGCACGAGGGAGGGGTGGCTTCTCGGCACTTTTGCTCGGGAGCGTCAGCGATCAGCTTATCCACCATGCCGAAGTTCCCGTACTGGTTGTGAGGCACTGA